AGGGTGCGCACACCGCGACCGTGCGTAGCAGTAGTTGGGAAAAGCTCACCAATTCCCAGCTCGTAGAATGGCGCGAGGGCAATATCCGGGTTGACCCCATCGACCTTGTTCGCCACCAGTAAGGTTGGCTTGGAACGTGTGCGCAGTCGTTCGGCGATCATTTCATCAGCTGGAGTGAGACCGGCGCGACTGTCCACCAGGAACAAGACAATATCCGACTCCTCGATAGCCTGCATGGACTGCTCGGCCATAGCGGCATCGATGCCCTCTTCCCCACCGCTGATCCCCCCAGTATCAACGAGGAGCACTTTGTGTCCGTCAATTTCCGCCTCGCCGTATTTGCGGTCACGGGTGAGGCCGGCGTAGTTGGCTACCAAAGCGTCGCGGCTCTTGGTAAGACGGTTGAACAGTGTGGATTTGCCCACGTTGGGGCGCCCGACCAGGGCGATTACTGGCAGCATACAAATTCTGGCTTTTAGCCTAATAAATAAATACAAACGCCCGCACAAGGCGGGCGATTTCAATTCGCCTGCGGAGCAGGCTCCTTTTGCGGGCCCGAGGGCCCACTGGCGGACATACTGCCCGCCGCATCAATATTGTGCGTTTTTAACTCTGAGCGAGGCGCAGGGCAACCAGCTCACCGTCGTCCGAGAGGACAAACAGCAGATCACCATCCACCAGCATTGGGATACGAACCGCATCGCCATCGACCTGTTCACGACCGATAATTTGTCCCGTATTCGGGTCGAGAACATGCAGGTAACCTTCCAGGTCACCGACAACGACAACATCCTGGAAATAAGCCGGCCCGCTCAGTTCACGACGCAGCAATTCACTGTTGGTCCAAACAATCTGACCAGTGCCCACATTGTAGGCGTTGACGTTGCCGGAAGCACCACTCAGGTAGACATGGCCACCACCGACTGCCACCGCGTGGTGTGTGGATGCATCGCGCGCCCATAGACCGCGCCCGCCATCTTTGGAGAGAGCGACAACACGCCCCTGGTAACTGGCTGCAAAAATCAGGTCACCGCGTACAACCGGTGAGCCGTCGATATCCACAACCCGCTCCAGCTCGGCAGAACCCTGCGGGATTGCCACGCGCTGTTCCCAGCGGGGAATACCGTCACGGGCGTCCAGGGCGATCAACTTGCCATTATCTAGTCCGGCGAGCACCAAACCACCGCTGATTACCGGTGCCGCAGTGCCGCGCAGGGTCAACACCGGAAGAATGGTATTGTGGTTCCACAATTCCTCACCAGTGCCCGCATCCAGGCCAACCAGCTTACCATCTACAGTTTGCAAAACCACAACCCCGGAACCGACTGCAGGTGCGGAAACCACCTCTCCAGAGACTTGGTAATTCCAAAGTTTTGCACCGCTGTTTAAGTCCAGCGCTATGGCTCGACCGCGATAGTCCACCACTACGGCAACACCCAGGCCGACACCGACACCACCGCTCAATTCGATATCCAGGTCAGTTTCCCATTGGGTCTGACCAGTACTGCGTTCAAATGCGATGATTTCACCATCGCTGTTGGCAGCAACTAATTTGCCATCGGCCAGGCCCGGCTGCAGCATGGCGTAGCGCTTCTCGTCGATATCGCCAATACTCGCTGACCAGACTTCGCGCAGCTCGACACTGCTGGTGATTTCCACCAGTTCTACCGGATCGACATCTTCCTTTTCATCGTTGGAGGCACAGGCAGCAAGGGCGATCGCCAGGGCCACTGCAACTGTACGCCCTGCAGCGCGATTGAGAAATCCCATTACTCATCTCCCTCTGGTACTGGCTCACTTTGATTCTGTTCCTGTGCACCTTCTTTACCAGTAACGGCTAGGCTATCGGCCTTGAGGCGCAGTAACTGGGTGCTACCGGCCTGCTCGGGCAGCAACTCGGAAATTGCCTTCTCGTACGCGGCATAAGCGCCGGCATTATCCCCTTTCTGTTTCAGGATATCGCCACGAGTTTCAGAGTAGAGCGCAGCAAACGCCGGAGGTACAGTGCCCTCAATCAATTTCAGGGCCTCATCCGGATTGCCGCGCGCAGCTATCACAGACGCGAGGCGGCGCTTGGCCAGCAATTCAAGGGCAGTCTCCCCGGTATTGTCGATCACCCACTGCAGTTGCTGCTGCGCAGCTTCCAAATCATTACTATCTGCAGAAATGGCAGCCAAGCGCAATGATGCCTGGCTGGCGTAGATGCGGCTGCCAAATTCGTTTTTCAGCTGCTCAGCAAGAGTTTTTGCTGTCGTCAGCTGCTTGTTATCCGGCTGGTTATTGTTGGCAGATACCGCCTCAATAAAATTTTGGTACAGGTCAGAAGCGGCTTCGGCATTGGCGCGCTGGTCACCCTGCCACCACTGATAGCCGAAGTAGCCGGCGAGAGCGAGGACTACGCCGGTAACGATGCCCCTGCCGTTTTCCGCCCACCAGCGCTTTATCGTTTCTATTTGTTCTTGTTCGGTAAGATGCTCAGACATTGGGTAAATCGCCTTTCCTGTGGTTTTCTAACTTTCCCGGCGGGGGCCTCCGCCACCCTGAGTATTTGATCAGCCCTGCAGCAACGCCGCCAGCTCTTTCAACGGGAGAGTCTGTTGCTGTTGGTCGGAACGCAGGTATTTCACTGTAATCTGACCATGTGCAGCCTCATCCTCGCCAATAATCAGTGCGTAATCGGCACCGCTTTTATCCGCTTTCTTCATTTGGCTTTTAAAACTTCCGCCACCGCAGTGTGCCTGCAATCGTAGCCATGGCAGTTCGTCGCGCAACTGCTCCGCCGCGGCCAAGGCGGCTGATTGTACATCACCCACCGCCACCAGGTAGGCATCCACCTGTTGGGTCAGACTTTCCGGCAATACTTCCAGGGTCTCCAGCATCAGTACCAGGCGCTCAACACCGAGTCCGAAGCCAACTGCAGGGGTAGGTTTACCACCCATCTGCTCCACCAGACCATCGTAGCGGCCGCCAGCACAAACTGTGCCCTGGGCACCGAGGCTATCGGTCACCCACTCAAATACAGTCTTGCCATAGTAATCGAGACCGCGCACCAGCTTGGGGTTGATCTCATACTTCACCCCCGACGCATCCAGCAATTCGCGCAGCTGGGTGAAGTGGGCAGCGGATTCCTCATCGAGGAAGTCCAGTAGACAGGGGGCATTTACCAGCAGTTCCTGAGTTTGCGTATTTTTACTATCGAGAATACGCAACGGATTGCGTTCCAAGCGACGCTGGCTATCCTCATCGAGCTGTTCACGACGCTCGTTCAGGTAGGCTACCAACGCATCGCGATAGGCGGCGCGGCTATCGGAATTGCCCAGGGAGTTAAGCTGCAGGGTTACATGTTCACTGATCCCCAGCTGGCGCCATAAACGCGCGGTCATAACCAGCATTTCCGCATCGATATCCGGTCCATCAATACCGAATACCTCAACACCAAACTGGTGGAACTGACGCAGGCGGCCTTTCTGCGGGCGCTCATAGCGAAACATGGGGCCGAAGTACCACAGGCGCTGTGGCTGGATCAGCAAATTGCTCTGGATCGCCGCCCGCACTGTGCCAGCAGTACCTTCCGGGCGCAGGGTGACACTATCACCACTTTTGTCCTCGAAAGTGTACATTTCCTTTTCTACGATATCGGTAGCCTCACCCACGGCGCGGCTGAACAGCTGGGTCGCCTCCAGAGTGGGAGTGCGAATTTCACTGTAGCCATAGCGGCCAAAGAGTTCACTCAGGGTGGCTTCCACATACTGCCAGACCGGGGACTGTTCCGGCATCAGGTCGTTCATGCCGCGAATTGCGCGAAGCTGTTTCAACGCTGTTCCTTAATTTTTAACTCAACTATTGGGTAGTGCGTACGGGGTTGATGCCCACTACGCCTTGGCGATGATATCTGCCTCGCGCTCGGCCTTGGCTGCAGCCTTGTCGCGAATCAGGCGTTCCAGGTCATCCACCAGGTTTTCATTCTTAAATTTGCGATCCGGTTGCCCGTCTACATAAATAGCATGACTTGGGGTGCCACCAGTAAGACCGATATCCGCCTCTTTCGCTTCTCCGGGCCCATTCACGATACAACCGATCACCGCTACATCCAGCGGGGTGGTGATATCTTCCAAGCGTGTTTCCAGTTCGTTCATGGTCTTCACCACATCGAAGTTCTGGCGGGAACAGCTGGGACAGGCAATAAAGTTAATCCCCTTGCTGCGCAGACGCAGGCTCTTCAGCAGGTCCCACCCCACTTTAACCTCTTCCACTGGATCGGCAGCCAGTGATACGCGCAGAGTATCGCCAATGCCGTCGAGTAACAGCGCTCCAAGGCCGATCGCAGATTTCACCGTGCCCGCGCGTAGACCGCCGGCTTCGGTAATCCCCAGGTGCAGGGGTTGTTCGATCTGCTGCGCCAGTTTGCGATAGGCAGCGGTGGCCATAAAAATATCCGAGGCCTTAACACTGACTTTGAAATCCTGAAAATCCAGGCTGTCGAGAATCGAAACATGACGTAGAGCCGACTCCACCAGGGCATCGGGCGTGGGCTCACCGTATTTTTTTTGCAGGTCCTTTTCCAGGGAGCCTGCATTGACACCAATACGAATCGGGATATTCAGATCGCGGGCCTTATCCACCACTGCGCGGATACGTTTCTCGCGGCCGATATTACCGGGATTGATGCGCAGGCAGTCCACCCCCAGGTCGGCGACGCGTAATGCGATGCGATAATCGAAGTGAATATCTGCAACCAGGGGGACATTCACTTGCTTTTTAATTTCCCCGAAGGCCTCCGCAGCCTCCATGCTGGGCACGGATACACGCACAATATCGGCACCGGCCTTCTCCAAACGCTGGATCTGGCCCACCGTGGCCGCCACATCGCAGGTTTCCGTATTAGTCATGCTCTGCACTGATATCGGCGCATCGCCTCCGACAGGTACGTCTCCTACCATGATCTGGCGCGACTTGCGGCGGACAATGGAAGATTCAAATTGCATAGAGTTGACCTGGCAGTATTGCAGCTGAAAAATCGAGGGGGAGATTATAGAGAGATTGGGCGCAAACCTACAGGGTTCGCGCCCAAACCGCGAAGATGACTTCAATCACCGACGATCAGGCGTCGGGTACGGCGGTTACCAATAGGGTCGCTATCAATGGTTTGTTCACGGTAGACGACTTTAGTGGCCCCAGCGTTACCGAGCATCACCTCAAAGGGCGCGCGCCCATCCAGCTCCTTGGAGGTACCGGCTTCCTGTACTCCGGCCAGTAGCACCACACCACCGGCATCCTTGACCTCTATCCAGGAGTCCTCATCAAAACTGAGGCGCAGAGCGCCCTGTAATTTCTGGTCCAGCTGCGCCACCTCAGTGGCAAGCTCCTGCGCGGGTTCAGTTGTGTTCACCTCCGGCTGACTGACAAAAGCAGCTGCGGATTCTGCAGGAGGCTCAGAGGCCACCTCCAGAACGCCGTGCTCAGCGGGCTCCTCCTGAGGTGGCGTGACACCACCCTCATCGCCTGCGCTATTTTCCAGTACTGGGGAGCTCACACTTTGTATTGAAGTTTCAGAAGGACTGAGAGGGGCCTCTTCACTCAGCGCCGCCGGCATGGGCACACTGGGGATAGTCACGGGGCCGCCATAGAGCCACCAGAACACACCACCAGCAGCGAGCAGAGGTAACATTGCCAGCAACCCGTGCCCGCGTTTGCGCGCCGGGCGCAAGGCATCCGCCTTGACCTCTATACGGCGACCTTGGCTGCGTACTTGTGGCTGGGGGCGCGCCCCCTCATAGGCAGTGAGAGCCGGCTCCGAATTCACGCCCAATTCCCGGCAGATATTGCGGATATAGCCGCGTGCATAAACCATTTCGGGCTGGCGTTCAAAAATATCCTCCTCCAGCCACTCAATCGTATTGTCAATAATACACAGGCGCTGGGACAACTCTTCGCGGGACAGGCCCGCATTCTCGCGCGCTGCACGAAGTATGCCGCCGGGAGAGATGGGGGACTGTTGTGTCGGGGATACAGCGTCACCGCTATCGCGGTGCGCAGAACTGCTATCCGTCATTACCACTCAACTCCTGATATTTCAGTGTTTCCGCAGAGTACGGGTACAAATTCTTCAAGGCAAGCGCGTAACTGAGCTCCTTGTCACGATTACCAAAAACCTTTTCGATGCGGATGCCCAGCCACAGAGATCTCGGTGTTTGACGATTTCTCTCGCTGTATTTATCCAGGTACTGTTTGGCCACCGTATAGTCGCCAGCCTCGAATTTCAGCTCCGCTAACTCCAGCTGGGCCACGGGCAAATTCGCGTTCAGGGCCAGTGCGCGGGTATAGGCACGCTCAGCCTCCTCTACCATTCCAAGGCGGCCAGCAGTGCGGCCGTAATTCACCAGGGCGAAGAAACGGCGGTTATAGGTCAGATCTGTGGAGGCATGGCGGAACTGCTCCAGTGCTTCTTTATAGCGTTCCTGCTTGTAGAGAAAAACCCCGTAGTTGGTGCTCGCCATGGGGAAGTTATCACCGTAACGCAGGGCTTTCTTAAAATGAGATTCGGCTACTTTCAGTTCACCATCCGCCTGATACAGCAACGCCAGGCCATGGTGGGCCAGAGGGTTCTTCCTGCCCAGCTCCAGTGCCTTGTTGAAATGACGGCGGGCTAATTCGCGGTTATCACCGCTTTGCAGGTAGCGCAGCCCCAGCTGGACATGGGTCTCCAGAGCCTTATCCAGATTAACTTCTTTACGCTCAGGCAGCCCCGTCGTTACACACCCCCCCAACAACACGGTGAGAAACAGCCCCAAAAACGGCAGGCCAAGAGATTTCGCAGACACAACATCACCTGTAAATTTATTTTTTGTTTATCTATTCTGGCGGGATCGCAGTGACTGGCGGCGTAGGTTGACAAGGCCCGTATTCATTTCGGTATTACAATCCCGAGTGAGCCGGAAAACGACCCAAAAACTGTCATTTAGGCAGCTGACAAATAATAGATGCCTTGCACAGAACCCCGCCGGCTGCATACACCCCTACACCTGTGCTTCCCGCCCCCTATACTGCCGGAAAGCACCGTCCGTTGCAGCCCCGTAATCCCAATGAATTCCATTTAGCCCAAATAAATTGCCCCTTCTTAGATCGCGAGCGTATCACAAGACCGCCAATTATCTTTTGTGTAATAAATCTGCCTACCTGACTTCTAAAGCTCGTTGCCTGCCCGATCCTTCGCTTCCAGCTGCCTGCCATCCGGTCCACCGTCACGGGGAGGAAGCAGGGCTTGGATCGCATTCGAGTTGTTATTCGCGGCATCTGGGTCGGTTAGCGCCCCCAAGAACTTCACCAACAGTTCAATCTCTGTATCGCTCAGGTTATTGGCTCCGCCCCCTCCATTCGCGTTAAGGATATCCTGGGTGAGCGCCAAGCCGTTGGGAGCCACTTTATTGGCACAATCCTGCAAGCCAGCAAATTGCTCCAGCTCACACATTTCGCTGTTAGCAAAATACCGGGTAATTGAACTGGCCCGATCACGGTAGTGTTCAACATTTCTTTTCAGAGTGGCGAACTGACCATTGTGCCCCCAGGGACCGGTGACAGCGACGTTGAGCAGGGTGGGTATGCGGAAGCTGCCCGCCCCATTGCCTCCCAGGTCAGCACCATTGCCGCTCTCGTCCTTGCCGGCACCTATCTGTGGATAACTCACAGCCCTCAACCCTTGATTGGTAAAGAAGGCACCTGCATGGCAGTTCGTACAGCCGGAGTTAGCGGCCATAAAGGTGATGGCCCCGCGCTTCTCATCGCTATCGAGGGCATCCTGGTCACCATCCACATAATCAAAGAAAGGGTTATCGATAAATAGCTGTACCGCTTCATAGGCCGCTATGGCCTCGGCGATGCGACTGAAGTTAATCGCGGAATCACCAAATGCAGCGCTAAATAATTGGCCCCAACTGGCGCCGTCGAGGTTCGCCGCCAGCATCTCCTCGCGGTAGGCAGTAAATCCGCTATCGGAAGTACTGTCGTAGCCAAACTGGGTGATATCACCCATTTCTGCGGCATCGGTAACCGGAAAGTGCGCCTGGGCCATCATCAAAGCCAGAGTGCCGGTACCCACGGCCGCCTCGGTATTATTACTGACATCGCGGGAATCTGTTCTCAACCCACGATCTGTAATAGCCACGCGGTTATCCCAAAAAAGACCCCGGGTCCAAAGTGCTGCATTACAAGTTGGCTGCGCATTTCTCGCTACAATAGGGACCTCATTCAATCCATCCGAGCGACCCGGTCCCACTAGAGCTGGATCCACTGCACTGACGCCAACAGGCATGGAGAGATCATCGCCACCACACCCCATCGCCGGTTGGTGGCAGGACGAGCAGGAGGTATCGCTGCTGGCACTGAGGCTCTTACTGTGAAA
This DNA window, taken from Microbulbifer sp. GL-2, encodes the following:
- a CDS encoding RodZ domain-containing protein; the protein is MTDSSSAHRDSGDAVSPTQQSPISPGGILRAARENAGLSREELSQRLCIIDNTIEWLEEDIFERQPEMVYARGYIRNICRELGVNSEPALTAYEGARPQPQVRSQGRRIEVKADALRPARKRGHGLLAMLPLLAAGGVFWWLYGGPVTIPSVPMPAALSEEAPLSPSETSIQSVSSPVLENSAGDEGGVTPPQEEPAEHGVLEVASEPPAESAAAFVSQPEVNTTEPAQELATEVAQLDQKLQGALRLSFDEDSWIEVKDAGGVVLLAGVQEAGTSKELDGRAPFEVMLGNAGATKVVYREQTIDSDPIGNRRTRRLIVGD
- the pilW gene encoding type IV pilus biogenesis/stability protein PilW — translated: MSAKSLGLPFLGLFLTVLLGGCVTTGLPERKEVNLDKALETHVQLGLRYLQSGDNRELARRHFNKALELGRKNPLAHHGLALLYQADGELKVAESHFKKALRYGDNFPMASTNYGVFLYKQERYKEALEQFRHASTDLTYNRRFFALVNYGRTAGRLGMVEEAERAYTRALALNANLPVAQLELAELKFEAGDYTVAKQYLDKYSERNRQTPRSLWLGIRIEKVFGNRDKELSYALALKNLYPYSAETLKYQELSGNDG
- the ispG gene encoding flavodoxin-dependent (E)-4-hydroxy-3-methylbut-2-enyl-diphosphate synthase, which codes for MQFESSIVRRKSRQIMVGDVPVGGDAPISVQSMTNTETCDVAATVGQIQRLEKAGADIVRVSVPSMEAAEAFGEIKKQVNVPLVADIHFDYRIALRVADLGVDCLRINPGNIGREKRIRAVVDKARDLNIPIRIGVNAGSLEKDLQKKYGEPTPDALVESALRHVSILDSLDFQDFKVSVKASDIFMATAAYRKLAQQIEQPLHLGITEAGGLRAGTVKSAIGLGALLLDGIGDTLRVSLAADPVEEVKVGWDLLKSLRLRSKGINFIACPSCSRQNFDVVKTMNELETRLEDITTPLDVAVIGCIVNGPGEAKEADIGLTGGTPSHAIYVDGQPDRKFKNENLVDDLERLIRDKAAAKAEREADIIAKA
- a CDS encoding tetratricopeptide repeat protein, translated to MSEHLTEQEQIETIKRWWAENGRGIVTGVVLALAGYFGYQWWQGDQRANAEAASDLYQNFIEAVSANNNQPDNKQLTTAKTLAEQLKNEFGSRIYASQASLRLAAISADSNDLEAAQQQLQWVIDNTGETALELLAKRRLASVIAARGNPDEALKLIEGTVPPAFAALYSETRGDILKQKGDNAGAYAAYEKAISELLPEQAGSTQLLRLKADSLAVTGKEGAQEQNQSEPVPEGDE
- the hisS gene encoding histidine--tRNA ligase: MKQLRAIRGMNDLMPEQSPVWQYVEATLSELFGRYGYSEIRTPTLEATQLFSRAVGEATDIVEKEMYTFEDKSGDSVTLRPEGTAGTVRAAIQSNLLIQPQRLWYFGPMFRYERPQKGRLRQFHQFGVEVFGIDGPDIDAEMLVMTARLWRQLGISEHVTLQLNSLGNSDSRAAYRDALVAYLNERREQLDEDSQRRLERNPLRILDSKNTQTQELLVNAPCLLDFLDEESAAHFTQLRELLDASGVKYEINPKLVRGLDYYGKTVFEWVTDSLGAQGTVCAGGRYDGLVEQMGGKPTPAVGFGLGVERLVLMLETLEVLPESLTQQVDAYLVAVGDVQSAALAAAEQLRDELPWLRLQAHCGGGSFKSQMKKADKSGADYALIIGEDEAAHGQITVKYLRSDQQQQTLPLKELAALLQG
- a CDS encoding cytochrome-c peroxidase, which produces MDNDVSFAILLRLLILPLFLLAVGCSSGSSGGDDSSSSDTVTDGSSGDTGSDGDSGGDGGSGTGTGGDTGSDNDTGGDSGQGGAPSKLIGNAFSGTSIGLSWERDDVIYSIYRDGEKIAETNNHYFVDQGLSINTEYAYAVTAGNIGNDTDVSRVSARTLLNTTNSGLSSGADIEVDNDRISNFAECNNARSALDLLDADLDSCLQVMLELNNMAEHLEDIRAFAARVRSEQAPAMVELGMRLFHSKSLSASSDTSCSSCHQPAMGCGGDDLSMPVGVSAVDPALVGPGRSDGLNEVPIVARNAQPTCNAALWTRGLFWDNRVAITDRGLRTDSRDVSNNTEAAVGTGTLALMMAQAHFPVTDAAEMGDITQFGYDSTSDSGFTAYREEMLAANLDGASWGQLFSAAFGDSAINFSRIAEAIAAYEAVQLFIDNPFFDYVDGDQDALDSDEKRGAITFMAANSGCTNCHAGAFFTNQGLRAVSYPQIGAGKDESGNGADLGGNGAGSFRIPTLLNVAVTGPWGHNGQFATLKRNVEHYRDRASSITRYFANSEMCELEQFAGLQDCANKVAPNGLALTQDILNANGGGGANNLSDTEIELLVKFLGALTDPDAANNNSNAIQALLPPRDGGPDGRQLEAKDRAGNEL
- the bamB gene encoding outer membrane protein assembly factor BamB; translated protein: MGFLNRAAGRTVAVALAIALAACASNDEKEDVDPVELVEITSSVELREVWSASIGDIDEKRYAMLQPGLADGKLVAANSDGEIIAFERSTGQTQWETDLDIELSGGVGVGLGVAVVVDYRGRAIALDLNSGAKLWNYQVSGEVVSAPAVGSGVVVLQTVDGKLVGLDAGTGEELWNHNTILPVLTLRGTAAPVISGGLVLAGLDNGKLIALDARDGIPRWEQRVAIPQGSAELERVVDIDGSPVVRGDLIFAASYQGRVVALSKDGGRGLWARDASTHHAVAVGGGHVYLSGASGNVNAYNVGTGQIVWTNSELLRRELSGPAYFQDVVVVGDLEGYLHVLDPNTGQIIGREQVDGDAVRIPMLVDGDLLFVLSDDGELVALRLAQS